CTCAATGGCTATTTTGATAAATTTGAGCAACAATTAGAGAAAATGAAGACTCATCACTTACAAATTTTAGGAGAAGGAATTACTATTTTTAATGAATTATGGGAGTCTTTACAAGCTAATCATGAAAGTATTGAGATTACTTGGCAATCTACACAACAAGAAATTGAAATTTTATCGGAAAAAGTTAATTATTTAGAGGAAGTAATTGAATATAATTTAGAAAATTTTACTAACCAAATAAATGACTATCAAGAGGATATAAACAGTAATTTAGAAGATAACTTAAAGCCAAAATTAGCTAATTATTCTACAGACTTAGAAGAATTATTAGAACAGAGTATTAATAATATTGAGCAAAAAATAAGCTCTTTTAGAGAAAATAGTGAGGAGAATATAGAAAAAGCTAGATTTTTATTTAAAGATAAAATCAACAATTTTCGAGAAGAATTGACAACTTTAATTGAGTCAGATAGCGCACTAGAAAAATTAAAAGATCATGATAGTTTGTTTACAGATAATAGTAAAGAAATAGAAATATTTATAGAAAAATTGAAAAAATTGATTACAGACATAGAAGAAGTGGGAGAATCATTAGGTGTAAATTAGATTTATTATTCTATCAAGTAAAAGGTAAAAATGAAGTAAGTTAACTATATTTTCTATATCAATTAATTCGGCTTTATCACTTTGAGTATGTAAATTATCAGTTAAGGTAGGCAAGAGGCAATAGGGGATTATTAAATAATAATTTATAAACTTTTAGTTTTTGTTTTACTATAAACACTATTCAATAAAGGTTATAGAAGTTATTTTCTGTCAATTTATCATAACCACTGTAGAAGAACCATTAATTATAATGTTATAAAAGATTTATTGAAAAATATTTAACCACCATATATCACCCGAAAAAACCAAAATATTATTAAACTAAATAAAGCGAAAAAATCAGCTTTTATCATTTTTAATTCATGCCATTGTACTAAATGATCATGGGGATTTGTAAAACCTCTAGCTTCGATCGCGATCGCAATTTGTTCAGCTCTTAATAGGATATTTTGTAATAATTTTTCTGCTACAATTAACCATATTTGCATACTTTTTTTAAAACCTAATTTTTTCCAATTAATTGCCCTTGTTTTGATGGATCTAATTAAATTTTGAGCTTCTTCTAACACTAAAGGAATAAATCTTAATGCCAAAGTTAAAGTTAAAATAATTTCTGTAATTGGTAAATTAAATCTTCTTAAAGGGGATAATAAATCTTCAATTCCTGCGGTAATTTTTTCAGGGGCTGTAGTCAACAAAAACAAATTACTACTATAAACTAAAGTAAAAA
This is a stretch of genomic DNA from Cyanobacterium aponinum PCC 10605. It encodes these proteins:
- a CDS encoding energy-coupling factor transporter transmembrane component T family protein; this encodes MDFLRSLPIGIFIEKPISWLHKLDPRVKLAWLMSVILTPLLANPYWRIFLVIFLLLLTVLAKIPWRILKTQVSLLVFFLVIVFCVTIFSGDGFNLNYQPTLPPSTLPTPQPTDYRYVLLEIGNFTMTRRSLDLAIRVTTLIFTLVYSSNLFLLTTAPEKITAGIEDLLSPLRRFNLPITEIILTLTLALRFIPLVLEEAQNLIRSIKTRAINWKKLGFKKSMQIWLIVAEKLLQNILLRAEQIAIAIEARGFTNPHDHLVQWHELKMIKADFFALFSLIIFWFFRVIYGG